The following coding sequences are from one Gloeocapsa sp. DLM2.Bin57 window:
- a CDS encoding MgtC/SapB family protein, whose amino-acid sequence MENLEFAIRLLVAFLLGSALGLERQWRQRLAGLRTNTLVSSGAALFVMLSVLTPDDSSPTRVAAQIVSGIGFLAGGVILKEGLSVRGLNTAATIWCAAAIGSLSGAGYFTEAFMGALAVLIANTILRPLGYLINQQPLQNTEIELCYQCSLICYSDYEAEARSFLLQSLNNDKLKLLSLRSEDLEDAPDKVEVEAEIVTQTRDDKLLEGIISKLSLNPKITSANWRIIEQEFG is encoded by the coding sequence ATGGAAAATTTAGAATTTGCTATTAGACTGCTAGTTGCTTTTTTACTTGGCTCTGCTTTAGGGTTAGAGCGTCAATGGCGACAACGTTTAGCAGGATTACGTACCAACACACTAGTTTCTAGTGGAGCTGCTCTATTTGTGATGTTATCTGTACTTACTCCGGATGATTCTAGTCCTACTCGTGTAGCTGCTCAAATTGTTTCGGGAATAGGTTTTTTAGCAGGGGGTGTAATTCTCAAAGAAGGATTAAGCGTACGTGGTTTGAATACAGCAGCTACTATTTGGTGTGCTGCGGCGATCGGGAGTCTCTCGGGAGCAGGTTATTTTACTGAAGCTTTTATGGGTGCTTTGGCTGTTTTAATTGCTAATACTATTTTACGCCCCCTCGGTTATCTAATTAATCAGCAACCTTTGCAGAACACAGAAATAGAATTATGTTATCAATGTTCTCTAATTTGTTACAGTGATTATGAAGCCGAGGCTAGATCTTTCTTATTGCAATCTTTAAATAATGATAAATTGAAATTGCTTTCTTTGCGTAGTGAGGATTTAGAAGATGCTCCCGATAAGGTGGAGGTAGAAGCAGAAATAGTAACTCAAACCCGCGATGATAAACTTTTGGAGGGAATTATCAGTAAGTTGAGTTTAAATCCTAAAATAACCTCTGCTAATTGGCGGATCATTGAACAAGAGTTTGGATAA
- the mgtE gene encoding magnesium transporter, with product MARRNLLKDLLQPNALEAAKKEANRFPAAELVQLLMEIEPEKRVLAFRLLEKDKAAKVFEYLRPEDQAEMIQTMESQEVMNLLNTLEADDRVRLFDELPAKITKRLIANLNPEDRQAVDLLLGYPENSVGRMMNLRYLALKDNNTVGNTIEAVSQSNLTDNQLAIIFVIDQERFYRGFIRTVRLFKYEKNQPISSLVEGQEIAVAATARNLQAVSILKNNDLPAIPVLDNEGRLIGDIIFDDVIDLVEEEATDAALAQAGVGNLLSRDKVWSDRLIRGSSWYAIRLRILFLIITLIGGMLVGGVIEQFEDVLGAIPAAAIFIPLVMDMGGNVGTQSTTVFARGLAWDHINVNRFFPYLLREARIGLIMGVILGAASGIIAYFWQGAPNNLPLLGMVVAISLICVVTLGAFLGAILPWVMLKLGFDHAPGADPFITTIKDFTGLWIYFSLVSWLVA from the coding sequence ATGGCAAGAAGAAATCTCTTAAAAGATTTATTACAACCTAATGCTTTAGAAGCAGCTAAAAAGGAGGCGAATCGTTTTCCTGCAGCTGAATTAGTACAGTTATTGATGGAAATTGAACCCGAAAAAAGGGTCTTAGCATTTCGATTATTAGAGAAAGATAAAGCAGCTAAGGTATTTGAGTATCTGCGCCCCGAAGATCAAGCAGAGATGATTCAGACGATGGAAAGTCAAGAGGTGATGAATCTTTTAAATACACTAGAAGCAGACGATCGGGTTCGTTTGTTTGATGAATTACCTGCCAAAATAACGAAAAGACTGATTGCTAATCTCAATCCCGAAGATAGACAAGCAGTAGATTTATTGTTGGGTTATCCTGAAAATAGCGTGGGTCGAATGATGAATTTACGCTATCTTGCTCTCAAAGATAACAATACAGTAGGGAATACTATAGAAGCAGTTAGTCAATCCAATCTCACCGACAATCAATTAGCAATTATTTTTGTGATTGATCAAGAAAGATTTTATCGTGGCTTTATCCGAACAGTTCGTCTTTTCAAATACGAGAAAAATCAACCAATTAGTAGTTTAGTAGAAGGGCAAGAAATTGCTGTAGCAGCCACTGCGCGCAATTTACAAGCCGTTAGCATCCTCAAAAATAATGATCTTCCTGCGATTCCGGTATTAGATAATGAAGGACGCTTAATAGGAGATATTATCTTTGATGATGTTATCGATCTTGTGGAAGAAGAGGCTACAGATGCAGCCTTAGCTCAAGCAGGGGTAGGTAATCTCTTAAGTCGTGATAAAGTCTGGAGCGATCGCTTAATTCGTGGTTCATCTTGGTATGCAATCAGACTAAGAATTTTATTTCTCATTATCACTTTAATTGGCGGAATGTTAGTTGGAGGGGTAATTGAGCAATTTGAAGATGTTCTGGGGGCAATTCCGGCAGCTGCTATATTTATTCCTTTAGTCATGGATATGGGGGGGAACGTTGGTACTCAATCTACTACTGTCTTTGCTAGGGGATTAGCTTGGGATCACATCAACGTCAATCGTTTTTTTCCCTATTTACTCCGTGAAGCGCGTATTGGTCTAATTATGGGAGTAATTTTAGGTGCAGCATCAGGGATTATTGCTTATTTTTGGCAAGGTGCACCCAATAACCTTCCTCTATTAGGTATGGTTGTGGCAATTTCTCTAATTTGTGTGGTTACGTTAGGAGCGTTTTTAGGAGCTATTTTACCTTGGGTAATGCTAAAATTAGGTTTTGATCACGCACCTGGAGCTGATCCTTTTATTACCACCATCAAGGATTTTACAGGACTATGGATTTATTTTTCCTTAGTATCTTGGTTAGTAGCTTAG
- a CDS encoding iron-containing alcohol dehydrogenase has protein sequence MVILNGFKESNRDNQNYHGEKVAFGTLASLFLTDKPSQIIEEVYSFCESIGLATTLADIGLAEVRDEELMEVAKASCTEGETIHNEPIPVNPEMVFAAIKTADAEGKRRSQVENFAQNLDKFGKNC, from the coding sequence ATAGTAATATTAAATGGGTTTAAAGAGTCTAATAGAGATAATCAAAATTATCATGGTGAAAAGGTAGCTTTTGGTACATTGGCTTCTTTATTTTTGACGGATAAACCTAGTCAAATCATCGAGGAGGTTTATAGTTTCTGTGAATCAATCGGTCTTGCTACTACTTTAGCTGATATTGGTTTAGCCGAGGTAAGGGATGAAGAGTTAATGGAAGTAGCCAAAGCATCCTGTACTGAAGGTGAAACCATTCATAATGAACCAATTCCTGTTAATCCTGAGATGGTGTTTGCAGCTATTAAAACCGCTGATGCTGAGGGTAAAAGACGCAGCCAAGTTGAAAATTTTGCTCAAAACCTTGACAAATTCGGAAAAAATTGTTAG